In the genome of Perca fluviatilis chromosome 4, GENO_Pfluv_1.0, whole genome shotgun sequence, one region contains:
- the pth4 gene encoding parathyroid hormone 4 isoform X3 has protein sequence MKIERMYVGGRSQANRRAVTEHQLMHDRGQNIQSLKRLIWLSSAIEGLHTAQTRSAAFNPTKVLNLALNPKLVPAAGIPQPNRVESLMRDFFNPYLTQQPDREA, from the exons atgaaaattgagcggatgTACGTAGGAGGACGGAGCCAGGCTAA TCGGCGAGCTGTGACCGAACACCAGCTGATGCACGACCGCGGCCAAAACATCCAGAGCCTCAAGAGACTCATCTGGCTGTCCAGCGCCATCGAGGGTCTCCACACTGCCCAGACTCGCTCTGCTGCTTTCAACCCCACAAAGGTCCTGAACCTGGCTCTGAATCCAAAGCTGGTCCCTGCTGCTGGGATCCCCCAGCCCAACCGGGTGGAGAGCCTCATGAGAGACTTCTTTAATCCCTACCTGACTCAGCAGCCAGACAGAGAGGCGTAA
- the pth4 gene encoding parathyroid hormone 4 isoform X1 produces the protein MKVRLSNVAKDFRLFGQQNSTFQLAVLLKQSLNRRRSLDPPPSPSQSPTERLGACRRAVTEHQLMHDRGQNIQSLKRLIWLSSAIEGLHTAQTRSAAFNPTKVLNLALNPKLVPAAGIPQPNRVESLMRDFFNPYLTQQPDREA, from the exons atgaaagtgAGACTTTCAAATGTGGCCAAGGATTTTCGTCTTTTTGGGCAGCAGAATTCAACGTTTCAGCTAGCAGTTCTACTGAAACAGTCTCTGAACCGTCGTCGCTCGCTTGATCCACCTCCATCTCCTTCTCAATCTCCTACAGAAAGACTTGGCgcctg TCGGCGAGCTGTGACCGAACACCAGCTGATGCACGACCGCGGCCAAAACATCCAGAGCCTCAAGAGACTCATCTGGCTGTCCAGCGCCATCGAGGGTCTCCACACTGCCCAGACTCGCTCTGCTGCTTTCAACCCCACAAAGGTCCTGAACCTGGCTCTGAATCCAAAGCTGGTCCCTGCTGCTGGGATCCCCCAGCCCAACCGGGTGGAGAGCCTCATGAGAGACTTCTTTAATCCCTACCTGACTCAGCAGCCAGACAGAGAGGCGTAA
- the pth4 gene encoding parathyroid hormone 4 isoform X2, with the protein MQMSQRPVQWLAVMLLTIFTTGQCQQNESRRAVTEHQLMHDRGQNIQSLKRLIWLSSAIEGLHTAQTRSAAFNPTKVLNLALNPKLVPAAGIPQPNRVESLMRDFFNPYLTQQPDREA; encoded by the exons ATGCAGATGTCCCAGAGGCCTGTGCAGTGGCTCGCTGTCATGCTTCTCACCATCTTTACAACCGGCCAGTGTCAACAGAATGAGAG TCGGCGAGCTGTGACCGAACACCAGCTGATGCACGACCGCGGCCAAAACATCCAGAGCCTCAAGAGACTCATCTGGCTGTCCAGCGCCATCGAGGGTCTCCACACTGCCCAGACTCGCTCTGCTGCTTTCAACCCCACAAAGGTCCTGAACCTGGCTCTGAATCCAAAGCTGGTCCCTGCTGCTGGGATCCCCCAGCCCAACCGGGTGGAGAGCCTCATGAGAGACTTCTTTAATCCCTACCTGACTCAGCAGCCAGACAGAGAGGCGTAA